The DNA segment GGCAGGCAGGGGCCACCATGGGCAAAGCCCCTTCGCTTTCTGCCGGATTGGCAACCTCCCGCCGGGCGCTCAGCGCAGGCGTGCCTTGAGTTCCTCGCTGGCCTGGTGCAGTGCCGCGCGCGTGGCCGGCACGTCCGCCAGCGCGTTGAGCAGCCCGAAGTCGTGGATCATGCCGTTGTAGCGCACGGAGACCACCGGCACGCCCGCGGCGTCCAGCTTGCGCGCATAGGCCTCGCCCTCGTCGCGCAGCACGTCCTTCTCGGCCGTCTGCACCAGCGCGGGCGGCAGGCCCTTCAGTTGCTCCGGCGTGGCCCGCAGCGGTGAGGCGTGAATGTCCTGGCGCTGCGCCGGATCGGTGGTGTAGGCATTCCAGAACCACTGCATCATGCCCTTCGTCAGGAAGTGGCCTTCGGCGTATTGGTCGTAGGAAGCATTCTCGAAGCTCGCGTTCGTCACCGGCCAGAACAGTACCTGCGACCGCAGCGCGGGCGTGCCCCGCTCCCTGGCCATCAGCGCGACCACGGTCGCCATGTTGCCGCCCACGCTGTTGCCCGCGATGGCCAGCCGCTTGCCGTCCACGCCGATCTCCGCGCCATGCTCGGCCACCCATTGCGTGGCGCCGTAGATTTCCTGGATGGCCACGGGGTAGCGCGCCTCGGGCGAGGGGGTGTAGTTCACGAACACGGCCACTGCCCCCGAGCCCGCCACCAGGTCGCGCACGAAGCGCTCGTGCGTGGGAAAGTCGCCCAGGATCCAGCCGCCGCCGTGCACGAACACGAAGGCAGGCAGCACGCCGCGCGCACCCGCGGGCCGCACGATGTTCAGCACCAGCGGCTTGCCATCCACGGTGATGGTTTTCTCGCTCACGTCGGCGGGCGGCAGCTTCGCGCCTTTCTGGGCGTTGACCAGCACTTGCCGGGCATCGGCGGGCGAGAGGGTCTCCAGCGGCTGGCCGCCGCCCTGGGCGAGGGCGTCCAGGAAGGCCTGGGTGTGGCGTTCCATGCCGGGGCTGCCAGCGGCGAAAGACAGGGTGGATGTGAGCGCCAGGGCGGCGGTGGCGACGAGTCGGCGGGTGAAGGGCATGGCGGGATCCTCTGTGGTGGGTGAGTGGAAAGGGGGACGGGACATTCAGGCCAGGGTCAGGCGCACATCCAAGGTGTGGCGC comes from the Paracidovorax avenae ATCC 19860 genome and includes:
- a CDS encoding alpha/beta hydrolase, with the translated sequence MPFTRRLVATAALALTSTLSFAAGSPGMERHTQAFLDALAQGGGQPLETLSPADARQVLVNAQKGAKLPPADVSEKTITVDGKPLVLNIVRPAGARGVLPAFVFVHGGGWILGDFPTHERFVRDLVAGSGAVAVFVNYTPSPEARYPVAIQEIYGATQWVAEHGAEIGVDGKRLAIAGNSVGGNMATVVALMARERGTPALRSQVLFWPVTNASFENASYDQYAEGHFLTKGMMQWFWNAYTTDPAQRQDIHASPLRATPEQLKGLPPALVQTAEKDVLRDEGEAYARKLDAAGVPVVSVRYNGMIHDFGLLNALADVPATRAALHQASEELKARLR